The Choristoneura fumiferana chromosome 10, NRCan_CFum_1, whole genome shotgun sequence genome has a segment encoding these proteins:
- the Caf1-105 gene encoding chromatin assembly factor 1, p105 subunit produces MKFAIPEISWHNRDPVLSVDFQPKRETSGPLRLATGGTDSHVLIWYVSWLETGSVNLEVAADLTRHQKAVNVVRWSPSGQYLASGDDESIIFVWQQKTEKDPVPNDPNEEQYKETWVIYKTLRGHLEDVLDISWSVSSTHLVSGSVDNKLILWDVARGKYSAILTDHKGFVQGVAWDPKGQLIASASTDRVFRTFDISSKKVTSRSSKAILPFPASHPLHNVSVRLYHDDTLQTYYRRLQFSPDGMLIAVPAGRIEPETKVDVKPMNAVYIYTRYSLKVPACVLPCGDSALVVRWSPVRYGRRGAGPAPAFPTPRMLLAVATRRSVMIYDTQQKTPIAVISNIHYTRLTDLSWSPDGRALVASSTDGFCSVISFAEGELGEVAVETPPTDTAEKMEVDVDQPDTKTVAEKEPAPTPKPATPKIDKYMKFKAPTEKSPKKRTIKVVQQKTPVKIDLLEETAMKSWSDNSSSDIIKPQDSMMEDEVTIIEDSEDIKLVYEETEGNKSDETKTPPENSNKKESPKDFSFLKQAKVTDVKEPVAVQAVPSPKAPRRVNFVTLSSPKNAKKKL; encoded by the exons ATGAAGTTCGCCATACCCGAAATCTCCTGGCACAACCGGGATCCCGTGTTAAGTGTAGATTTTCAACCAAAGAGGGAAACAAGTGGACCTTTACGATTAGCAACTGGTGGCACGGATTCTCATGTTTTG ATTTGGTACGTTTCCTGGTTAGAAACTGGATCAGTAAACCTGGAAGTCGCTGCGGATCTGACGAGACACCAGAAGGCTGTTAATGTGGTACGATGGTCTCCCAGCGGCCAGTACTTGGCTTCGGGAGACGATGAATCGATCATATTCGTCTGGCAGCAGAAGACTGAGAAAGACCCTGTTCCCAATGACCCAAATGAGGAGCAGTACAAAGAAACATGGGTGATTTATAAG ACTCTCCGTGGTCATCTGGAGGATGTTCTAGACATCAGCTGGTCAGTCTCCTCGACACATTTGGTCTCTGGCTCCGTTGACAACAAACTGATCCTGTGGGATGTGGCCCGCGGGAAGTACAGCGCTATCCTGACTGACCATAAAGGCTTCGTGCAGGGAGTGGCTTGGGACCCCAAGGGGCAGCTCATTGCTTCTGCTAGCACCGATAG AGTATTCCGCACATTCGACATATCATCCAAGAAAGTGACGTCACGGAGCAGCAAAGCCATCCTGCCCTTCCCAGCGTCCCACCCGCTGCACAAcgtgtccgtccgtctgtacCACGACGACACCTTGCAGACCTACTACAGGAGGCTGCAGTTCAGCCCCGATGGGATGCTGATAGCGGTGCCTGCGGGGAGGATAGAGCCGGAGACCAAGGTTGATGTGAAGCCCATGAATGCGGTCTACATTTATACAAGATACAGCCTGAAAGT TCCGGCCTGCGTCCTGCCGTGCGGGGACTCCGCACTAGTGGTCCGCTGGAGCCCGGTGCGCtacgggcggcgcggcgcgggcccgGCGCCGGCCTTCCCCACCCCCCGCATGCTGCTCGCCGTGGCCACGCGTCGCTCCGTCATGATCTATGACACGCAGCAGAAGACTCCCATCGCTGTCATATCTAACATACACTACACCAG ACTGACGGACCTGAGCTGGTCTCCGGACGGGCGCGCGCTGGTGGCTTCAAGCACGGACGGGTTCTGCTCCGTCATATCGTTCGCTGAGGGCGAGCTGGGGGAGGTCGCTGTGGAGACGCCGCCCACTGACACTGCTG aAAAAATGGAAGTCGATGTCGACCAGCCGGACACCAAAACCGTCGCAGAAAAAGAACCCGCTCCAACCCCAAAACCCGCCACGCCCAAAATAGACAAGTACATGAAATTCAAAGCCCCCACAGAGAAATCTCCAAAGAAACGCACCATTAAAGTAGTACAACAAAAAACACCTGTGAAAATCGATTTGCTAGAAGAAACAGCCATGAAGTCTTGGTCAGACAACTCCAGTAGTGATATAATCAAGCCACAGGACAGCATGATGGAAGACGAGGTTACGATTATAGAAGACAGCGAAGACATCAAACTGGTATACGAAGAGACGGAAGGGAATAAGTCTGATGAAACTAAAACACCCCCCGAGAACTCCAATAAAAAGGAATCCCCAAAAGATTTCTCATTTCTCAAGCAGGCTAAAGTGACTGACGTAAAGGAGCCAGTGGCCGTTCAGGCTGTGCCTAGCCCTAAGGCCCCTCGACGAGTTAATTTTGTTACTCTATCTAGCCCTAAGAACGCTAAGAAGAAGTTATAG
- the RpL36A gene encoding ribosomal protein L36A, producing the protein MVNVPKQRRTYCKKCKCHKTHKVSQYKKSKERHAAQGRRRYDRKQQGYGGQSKPIFKKKAKTTKKIVLRLECADCKVRSQVALKRCKHFELGGDKKRKGQMIQF; encoded by the exons ATG GTGAACGTACCTAAACAGCGCAGGACGTACTGCAAAAAGTGCAAATGCCACAAGACGCACAAGGTATCTCAGTACAAGAAGTCCAAGGAAAGGCACGCCGCTCAGGGCAGAAGGCGTTACGATCGTAAACAGCAAGGTTACGGTGGTCAGTCCAAGCCCATCTTCAAGAAAAAG GCGAAAACCACAAAGAAAATCGTCCTCCGTCTGGAATGCGCCGACTGCAAGGTGCGATCACAGGTGGCGCTCAAACGCTGCAAGCACTTTGAGCTCGGAGGAGACAAGAAGAGGAAGGGACAGATGATCCAGTTCTAG
- the CCDC53 gene encoding coiled-coil domain containing 53 isoform X1: protein MGVYTKNKFCISNPVLSGPGKSVTLTFHFNFKKLIKKIAGLQQKRTLAFVNHFVVTTVQFLNKFTKDCEEKLMHFERKLEKVNASMVLLESKLSSIPEVNIPQSESPKETSNTDNQEIKVEVKQDVQETNHDETETNDEKDTSNDPSPVDKETISPEYVKFVKMVQVGVPLQAVKLKMMLEGLDSNMLDKLIGK from the exons atgggcgtgtacacaaaaaacaagtTCTGTATTTCCaacccggtattatccgggccaggaaagagtgtcaccctgacatttcattttaatttcaagaaattgattaaaaaa atAGCAGGATTGCAACAAAAGAGGACATTGGCATTCGTAAATCATTTCGTCGTCACTACAGTACAATTTCTGAATAAATTTACAAAAGATTGTGAAGAGAAATTGATGCATTTTGAAAGGAAACTTGAGAAAGTTAATGCTTCTATGGTTTTACTGGAGTCCAAG CTATCATCAATTCCAGAAGTAAACATTCCACAGTCAGAATCCCCGAAAGAAACCTCAAACACAGACAATCAAGAAATCAAAGTAGAAGTAAAACAAGATGTTCAGGAAACAAATCATGACGAAACTGAAACGAATGACGAAAAAGATACCTCAAACGACCCAAGTCCAGTAGATAAAGAAACGATTAGTCCTGAGTATGTGAAATTTGTTAAAATGGTACAAGTCGGTGTGCCTTTACAAGCGGTCAAGTTAAAAATGATGCTGGAAGGCTTAGATTCTAATATGTTAGATAAATTAATAGGTAAATAG
- the CCDC53 gene encoding coiled-coil domain containing 53 isoform X2 — MSLQETVLNHEISNVDFTKIAGLQQKRTLAFVNHFVVTTVQFLNKFTKDCEEKLMHFERKLEKVNASMVLLESKLSSIPEVNIPQSESPKETSNTDNQEIKVEVKQDVQETNHDETETNDEKDTSNDPSPVDKETISPEYVKFVKMVQVGVPLQAVKLKMMLEGLDSNMLDKLIGK; from the exons atgagctTACAAGAAACTGTACTCAACCACGAGATAAGCAATGTAGACTTTACAAAA atAGCAGGATTGCAACAAAAGAGGACATTGGCATTCGTAAATCATTTCGTCGTCACTACAGTACAATTTCTGAATAAATTTACAAAAGATTGTGAAGAGAAATTGATGCATTTTGAAAGGAAACTTGAGAAAGTTAATGCTTCTATGGTTTTACTGGAGTCCAAG CTATCATCAATTCCAGAAGTAAACATTCCACAGTCAGAATCCCCGAAAGAAACCTCAAACACAGACAATCAAGAAATCAAAGTAGAAGTAAAACAAGATGTTCAGGAAACAAATCATGACGAAACTGAAACGAATGACGAAAAAGATACCTCAAACGACCCAAGTCCAGTAGATAAAGAAACGATTAGTCCTGAGTATGTGAAATTTGTTAAAATGGTACAAGTCGGTGTGCCTTTACAAGCGGTCAAGTTAAAAATGATGCTGGAAGGCTTAGATTCTAATATGTTAGATAAATTAATAGGTAAATAG
- the BCAS2 gene encoding BCAS2 pre-mRNA processing factor has protein sequence MAGEVIVDALPYIDQGYDDPGVREAALSMVEEECRRYRPTKNYLENAGPEPSSAFETASLQREMERVQQRLPMEPLSMKRYELPPPPAGRLGEPTAWSEAVDNSHAQLSHQATRVLNLELQLHYGTEAWRSYLATLQALVGSAQNVHTNLRKQIAGVNWERKRSQTASGARLRALRRRWAQLVSDNYRLERALLQLATQLVKAQGQATADDGEAADLEAVKLLPDKLNSESEKEVQKKIEDMFAD, from the exons ATGGCTGGGGAAGTTATAGTGGATGCGTTACCTTACATTGATCAGGGTTATGATGACCCAGGAGTCAGAGAAGCG GCTCTGTCTATGGTTGAGGAAGAATGCCGTCGCTACAGACCTACTAAGAATTACCTGGAGAATGCGGGTCCCGAGCCGAGTTCTGCGTTTGAGACAGCCTCGCTGCAGAGAGAGATGGAAAGAGTGCAACAGCGGTTACCTATGGAACCATTATCCATGAAAAG GTACGAGCTGCCTCCCCCTCCAGCAGGTCGGCTCGGCGAGCCCACTGCCTGGTCGGAGGCCGTGGACAACTCTCACGCGCAGCTGTCTCACCAGGCCACCAGGGTGCTGAACTTGGAGTTACAACTGCACTACGGGACAGAGGCCTGGCGGTCGTACTTGGCCACACTGCAGGCTCTAGTGGGAAGCGCACAGAATGTACATACTAATTTAAG GAAGCAAATAGCAGGCGTGAACTGGGAGCGCAAGCGGTCGCAGACGGCGAGCGGCGCCCGGCTGCGCGCGCTGCGCCGGCGCTGGGCGCAGCTCGTGTCCGACAACTACCGGCTGGAGCGCGCGCTGTTACAGCTGGCCACGCAGCTGGTCAAG gCGCAGGGTCAGGCGACGGCTGATGATGGAGAGGCTGCAGACCTCGAAGCCGTCAAGCTGCTGCCCGACAAGCTGAATTCGGAATCAGAAAAGGAGGTGCAGAAGAAAATTGAGGACATGTTTGCTGACTAA
- the LOC141431662 gene encoding ubiquitin thioesterase otubain-like, with amino-acid sequence MADDASSSSGCTGNLADNSINQDELIMKQQREIEKEISESIPLVGELEPLSSLEKEYNEDPVYLLKVKDLAAKYKYVRRTRPDGNCFFRAFSYAYLEHLLTDKAEYEKFHELAKNSKDILVALGFSQFTVEDFYETFMEVVQRVGEQAGGPPAAVEAARAELHDKFNKQGYSDYIVVYLRLVTSGQLQTQQDFYQNFIEGPRTVTEFCRQEVEPMYKESDHIHIIALSAALGAGVRVKYMDRGEGSQVIAHDFPEGSAPRVQLLYRPGHYDILYA; translated from the exons atggcGGACGATGCGTCGAGCAGTAGCGGCTGCACCGGCAATTTAGCGGATAATTCAATAAACCAAGATGAGTTGATTATGAAACAGCAACGAGAGATAGAAAAAGAG ATTTCAGAGAGTATTCCTTTAGTAGGGGAGCTCGAGCCTTTGTCGTCGTTAGAAAAAGAATACAATGAGGATCCCGTCTACcttttaaaagtaaaagatTTAGCAGCTAAGTACAAATACGTTCGAAGAACAAGGCCGGACGGTAACTGTTTCTTCCGGGCATTTTCGTATGCGTATCTAGAGCACCTCCTTACCGACAAGGCGGAATACGAAAAGTTCCACGAGCTAGCAAAGAACTCGAAGGATATACTCGTCGCATTAGGCTTCTCTCAGTTCACAGTCGAAGATTTTTACGAGACG TTTATGGAAGTGGTCCAACGGGTAGGCGAGCAGGCTGGGGGCCCCCCGGCGGCCGTGGAGGCTGCCCGCGCGGAGCTCCACGACAAGTTCAacaagcagggctactccgactACATTGTGGTGTACCTGCGTCTCGTCACCTCTGGACAACTGCAGACGCAACAGGACTTCTATCAGAACTTCATTGAGGGACCCAGGACAGTTACCGAGTTTTGTAGACAA GAAGTCGAGCCGATGTACAAGGAGTCCGACCATATCCACATCATCGCGCTCAGCGCCGCGCTCGGCGCCGGCGTGCGCGTCAAGTACATGGACCGCGGAGAGGGCAGCCAG GTGATCGCGCACGACTTCCCGGAGGGCTCTGCGCCGCGCGTCCAGCTGCTCTATCGGCCCGGCCACTACGACATCCTATACGCGTGA